A genomic region of Deltaproteobacteria bacterium contains the following coding sequences:
- a CDS encoding histidine phosphatase family protein yields MGSLLLVRHGQASAFEENYDRLSTLGEKQARMLGESFRRRGLRVDRVFCGPRVRQQRTAEITSEAGELPAPVVVEGLDEMGVEPLFKEHLPDLFSSHAHLATLGDAMLAADGDAARARGFARLFEATLQLWLRGEVNARGVESWLEFRARVRHALSAVRAQARGQRIAAFTSAGPVASAVQLALGADDDTTLSLAFRVRNSSISEFLFSEDRFSLASFNETPHLSDATMVTVR; encoded by the coding sequence ATGGGCTCGCTCCTCCTCGTCCGCCACGGCCAGGCGTCGGCCTTCGAAGAGAACTACGACCGCCTCTCTACGCTGGGCGAGAAGCAGGCGCGGATGCTCGGCGAATCGTTTCGCCGGCGCGGCCTCCGCGTGGACCGCGTATTCTGCGGCCCGCGCGTGCGTCAGCAAAGGACCGCGGAGATCACCTCGGAAGCGGGCGAGCTTCCCGCTCCGGTGGTGGTGGAAGGGCTGGACGAAATGGGCGTGGAGCCGCTCTTCAAGGAACATCTTCCCGACCTCTTCTCGAGTCACGCACATCTCGCCACCCTGGGCGACGCGATGCTCGCCGCCGACGGCGACGCCGCGCGCGCCCGCGGGTTCGCGCGGCTCTTCGAGGCGACGCTGCAGCTCTGGCTGCGCGGCGAGGTGAACGCGCGGGGAGTGGAGTCCTGGCTGGAGTTCCGCGCCCGCGTGCGGCACGCGCTCTCGGCGGTGCGGGCACAGGCGCGCGGACAGCGGATCGCGGCGTTCACCTCCGCGGGACCGGTGGCGTCGGCGGTGCAGCTCGCCCTGGGCGCCGACGACGACACCACGCTCTCGCTCGCCTTCCGCGTGCGCAATTCCTCGATCTCGGAGTTTCTCTTCTCGGAAGATCGCTTCTCGCTCGCTTCTTTCAACGAAACGCCGCATCTGTCGGATGCGACGATGGTCACGGTGCGCTGA
- a CDS encoding acyl-CoA dehydrogenase produces the protein MDFSFSERAQELRARAREFVRREVMPLEPRLSGSWKALEPALREARARARSLRLWVPDLEVPLEEFAVLSEELGHSPLGHYCVNAQAPDIGNMELLELAGSKEQKERWLRPLRAGEIRSCFSMTEPEHAGSNPTWMDTRAVLEGGQWVVDGHKWFTSAADGAAFAVVMAVTDPDAPPHLRASMIIVPCDTAGFELVRNIPVMGHAGEGWPTHSEIRYTRCRVPEESLLGGRGAGFALAQERLGPGRIHHCMRWIGICERAFELMCQRAAERELAPGKPLATQQTVQQWIADSRASIDAARLMVLHAAWKMERVGQREARVEISTIKFFVANVLQDVLDKAVQVHGALGVTDDTPLAYWYRHERAARIYDGPDEVHKTVVARRVLRGFGVEIK, from the coding sequence ATGGACTTCTCATTCTCGGAACGGGCCCAGGAGTTGCGCGCGCGGGCGCGCGAGTTCGTGCGACGCGAGGTCATGCCGCTCGAGCCGCGGCTGTCGGGATCGTGGAAGGCGCTGGAGCCAGCGCTGCGCGAGGCGCGGGCGCGGGCCAGGTCGCTGCGGCTCTGGGTTCCCGACCTGGAGGTTCCGCTGGAGGAGTTTGCGGTCCTCTCGGAGGAACTGGGCCACAGCCCGCTCGGGCACTATTGCGTGAACGCGCAGGCGCCCGACATCGGCAACATGGAGCTGCTCGAGCTCGCCGGCAGCAAGGAGCAGAAAGAGCGCTGGCTGCGCCCGCTGCGGGCCGGCGAAATCCGCAGCTGCTTCTCGATGACGGAGCCGGAGCATGCCGGGTCGAATCCCACCTGGATGGATACGCGCGCGGTCCTCGAAGGCGGACAGTGGGTCGTCGACGGCCACAAATGGTTCACCAGCGCGGCGGACGGCGCCGCTTTCGCGGTGGTGATGGCGGTGACCGATCCCGATGCCCCGCCGCATCTGCGCGCTTCGATGATCATCGTCCCTTGCGACACCGCTGGCTTCGAGCTGGTGCGCAACATTCCGGTGATGGGCCATGCAGGAGAAGGCTGGCCGACGCACAGCGAGATCCGGTACACCCGCTGCCGGGTTCCGGAGGAGAGCCTGCTCGGGGGCCGCGGCGCCGGTTTCGCCCTGGCGCAAGAGCGGCTCGGCCCCGGCAGGATCCACCACTGCATGCGCTGGATCGGGATCTGCGAGCGCGCCTTCGAGCTGATGTGCCAGCGGGCAGCGGAAAGGGAGCTGGCGCCGGGGAAGCCGCTGGCGACGCAACAGACGGTCCAGCAGTGGATCGCCGACAGCCGCGCCTCCATCGACGCCGCTCGCCTGATGGTGCTGCACGCGGCCTGGAAGATGGAGCGGGTCGGCCAGCGCGAGGCGCGGGTGGAGATCTCGACCATCAAGTTCTTCGTCGCCAACGTCCTCCAGGACGTGCTCGACAAAGCCGTGCAGGTGCACGGCGCGCTGGGGGTCACCGACGACACGCCGCTCGCGTACTGGTACCGGCACGAGCGTGCCGCCCGCATCTACGACGGACCCGACGAGGTGCACAAAACGGTGGTCGCGCGGCGCGTCCTGCGCGGGTTTGGCGTGGAGATCAAGTGA